From Hartmannibacter diazotrophicus, a single genomic window includes:
- a CDS encoding AAA family ATPase: MLERIQLLRNIGQFDSVNAGAQLPFAQLTLIYAENGRGKTTLASILRSLNSGASELVLERHRLGAANPPHVVLGFAGGPIQFQNGAWPAPMPEIAIFDDAFVAANVCSGVEIAAGHRQNLHELILGAQGVVLNATLQVHVARIEEHNRTLTQKSNVIPAAARGDLSVDDFCALPADQNIDAAIAVAERNLSAGKSADAIRQHAEFLPLSLPAFDVAGLNDLLARSLPDLEAEAAARVRTHLRSLGRGGETWVGDGMARIATASEGHDHQVCPFCAQDLAASPVIRHYQAYFSDAYAGLRASINDVGQGINTTHGEEVPAAFERAVRIAGQSRTFWSAFTDVPELNVDTAAILRAWTAAREVVLTTLRAKAAAPLDRTELAQETITLITEYDAHRTVVDTISNALQACNAPIAIVKEQAAAANLAALTADLTRLQAVKTRHSDPVNAFCADYVAEKAAKTATEGQRRQARTALDNYRQNIFPAYEAAINTYLQRFNAGFRLGSVSPVNTRGGSSCSYNVVINNVAIAVTSDAGPAFRNTLSAGDRNTLALAFFFASLDQDPQLAHKIVVIDDPMTSLDEHRALTTVQEMRRLLARVSQVIVLSHSKPFLCQLWEGADPVGRQAILIRRDGAGSTLAAWDVKQDCITEHDRRHALVSAYLNAGDPAVERRVAAALRHILEAFMRVAYPAAFPPGMLLGPYLGICQQRVGQQNELLVQADIDELRAILVYANRFHHDTNAAYETEAINDQELTHFCTRVLAFAKRG; encoded by the coding sequence TTGCTCGAACGTATCCAGTTGTTGAGAAATATAGGCCAGTTCGACTCGGTAAATGCAGGCGCCCAACTCCCGTTCGCGCAACTTACGCTTATTTACGCGGAAAATGGGCGCGGCAAGACCACGCTCGCCTCGATCCTCCGTTCGCTCAATTCCGGCGCCTCCGAGCTTGTTCTGGAACGACACCGACTAGGCGCCGCTAATCCTCCACACGTCGTACTCGGCTTTGCAGGCGGTCCGATCCAATTTCAAAACGGCGCCTGGCCAGCCCCGATGCCGGAGATCGCAATCTTCGACGACGCTTTCGTAGCGGCCAATGTCTGCTCGGGCGTCGAAATTGCCGCCGGCCACCGCCAGAATCTCCATGAGCTGATCCTGGGCGCGCAGGGCGTCGTCCTCAACGCAACGCTGCAGGTCCACGTTGCGCGGATCGAGGAGCATAATCGAACCCTCACCCAAAAGAGCAACGTAATCCCGGCGGCCGCCCGCGGGGACCTAAGTGTCGACGACTTCTGCGCCCTCCCCGCCGATCAAAACATCGACGCGGCGATCGCCGTCGCTGAACGAAATCTCAGCGCCGGGAAGTCAGCCGACGCCATCCGACAGCACGCCGAGTTCTTGCCGCTCTCTCTGCCTGCCTTCGACGTCGCGGGACTGAACGATCTTTTGGCCCGTTCACTTCCTGATCTTGAAGCAGAAGCCGCTGCCCGCGTACGCACGCATCTACGCAGCCTAGGCCGGGGCGGCGAGACTTGGGTTGGCGACGGGATGGCGCGCATCGCGACGGCGTCAGAGGGCCACGACCACCAGGTCTGTCCCTTCTGTGCCCAGGACCTGGCTGCCTCTCCCGTGATCCGCCACTACCAGGCTTATTTCAGCGATGCCTATGCGGGTTTGAGAGCGTCCATCAACGACGTCGGCCAAGGCATCAACACCACGCACGGCGAAGAAGTGCCGGCAGCATTTGAAAGGGCCGTGCGCATTGCAGGCCAGAGCCGCACATTCTGGAGCGCTTTCACTGACGTTCCCGAATTGAACGTCGATACCGCCGCAATCCTGCGCGCCTGGACCGCCGCGCGGGAGGTCGTTCTAACTACGCTGCGCGCGAAGGCCGCCGCCCCCCTCGACCGCACGGAGCTGGCACAAGAGACCATCACGCTGATCACGGAATATGATGCCCACCGCACGGTCGTCGACACGATTTCGAATGCGCTCCAAGCGTGCAATGCGCCCATTGCGATCGTGAAGGAGCAGGCAGCCGCGGCCAATCTCGCCGCGCTAACCGCCGACCTCACGCGGCTGCAGGCCGTCAAGACCCGTCACAGCGATCCGGTCAACGCGTTCTGTGCTGACTATGTGGCCGAAAAGGCAGCGAAGACCGCTACCGAGGGCCAGCGCAGGCAGGCGCGCACGGCTCTCGACAACTATCGTCAAAACATCTTCCCCGCCTACGAAGCAGCCATCAACACGTATCTCCAGCGCTTCAATGCGGGGTTCCGGCTAGGCTCCGTAAGTCCCGTCAACACGCGTGGCGGGTCGTCTTGCAGCTACAACGTCGTCATCAACAATGTCGCGATAGCGGTCACTTCGGACGCCGGTCCAGCGTTCCGCAACACTCTTAGCGCCGGCGACCGCAACACCCTCGCGCTCGCCTTCTTCTTCGCCTCGCTCGACCAAGATCCGCAGCTCGCGCACAAGATCGTCGTCATCGACGACCCCATGACGAGCCTGGACGAACATCGCGCGCTGACCACCGTCCAGGAGATGCGCAGGTTGCTCGCACGGGTGAGCCAAGTGATAGTGCTTTCACACTCCAAGCCATTCTTATGCCAGCTCTGGGAAGGTGCAGATCCGGTAGGCCGTCAGGCAATCCTCATTAGACGTGACGGGGCCGGCTCCACTCTCGCCGCGTGGGACGTCAAACAGGACTGCATCACCGAACATGATCGCCGGCACGCGCTCGTGTCCGCCTATTTGAACGCGGGCGATCCGGCAGTAGAGCGCCGGGTGGCGGCGGCGCTACGCCATATCCTAGAAGCCTTCATGCGGGTCGCTTATCCAGCGGCATTCCCACCGGGAATGTTGCTCGGACCTTACCTCGGAATTTGTCAGCAGCGGGTCGGGCAGCAGAATGAGCTTTTGGTTCAGGCCGATATTGACGAACTGCGGGCAATTCTCGTCTACGCCAACCGCTTCCATCACGACACAAATGCAGCCTACGAAACCGAGGCGATCAACGACCAAGAACTCACGCACTTCTGCACGCGTGTGCTCGCGTTCGCGAAGCGCGGGTAG
- a CDS encoding BsuBI/PstI family type II restriction endonuclease, which translates to MSLPPLLPWNEIHARLPVIFPEGSANRDRSIWEISAKTIFVMIYVGAVEGTDNWIRPDQVTRMTDQQAGQTGDDARLEWAKASIRPSKADVPGRWYAVNTRESIRDDTIRYALIQNGAVIERPGLSTTSPAGRYALQADFAALLTPDLDEATFIAKAAAWRTKHLNAGALARIAIVRKGAAGGGEYELVTFPNGETRRMSTGPSADISKAVIEVFASKFLKKPGVIALSESGNKVVARDDELAKAIGLTIPADKSLPDIVLVDLGPAHPLLIFVEVVHTDGPVNEARKTALLQISEGAGFPSEHVAFVTAYLDRAGQPFRKTVSSLAWGSYAWFASEPDSLIVFSGKPLSIEGS; encoded by the coding sequence ATGAGCCTCCCACCGCTTCTGCCTTGGAACGAGATCCATGCCCGGCTACCGGTGATCTTTCCGGAGGGATCGGCAAACCGTGATCGCTCGATTTGGGAGATTTCGGCGAAGACCATCTTCGTTATGATTTACGTTGGTGCCGTGGAAGGAACGGACAACTGGATACGCCCGGATCAGGTCACTCGCATGACCGACCAACAGGCCGGCCAGACCGGCGACGATGCGCGGCTGGAGTGGGCGAAGGCGTCGATCCGGCCGAGCAAGGCCGATGTGCCGGGCCGCTGGTACGCAGTAAACACGCGGGAATCGATCCGCGACGACACGATCCGATATGCGTTGATCCAGAACGGCGCTGTCATTGAGCGGCCTGGATTATCGACGACGTCGCCGGCCGGGCGGTACGCGCTGCAAGCCGATTTCGCGGCGCTGCTGACACCAGATCTGGACGAGGCAACATTCATCGCAAAGGCGGCCGCCTGGCGGACAAAGCACCTTAACGCCGGGGCGCTTGCGCGTATCGCCATCGTCCGCAAAGGCGCGGCCGGCGGCGGCGAATATGAACTCGTTACGTTTCCGAACGGCGAAACACGCCGGATGAGTACTGGTCCCAGCGCGGACATCTCAAAGGCCGTTATCGAGGTCTTTGCGTCGAAATTCCTCAAGAAGCCTGGTGTGATCGCCTTGAGCGAAAGCGGCAACAAGGTTGTTGCGCGGGATGACGAACTGGCCAAAGCAATCGGCCTGACGATCCCGGCCGACAAGAGCCTGCCCGACATTGTGCTGGTAGACTTGGGTCCCGCCCATCCCCTGCTGATCTTTGTCGAGGTGGTACACACCGATGGGCCGGTGAACGAAGCACGCAAGACCGCTCTACTCCAGATTTCGGAGGGCGCCGGGTTTCCATCCGAACACGTTGCCTTCGTGACCGCCTATCTTGATCGTGCGGGACAGCCCTTCCGCAAGACGGTCAGCAGTCTTGCCTGGGGCAGCTACGCGTGGTTTGCCTCTGAGCCGGACAGCCTCATCGTCTTCAGCGGAAAGCCGCTCTCGATCGAGGGCAGCTAA